A section of the Triticum dicoccoides isolate Atlit2015 ecotype Zavitan chromosome 7A, WEW_v2.0, whole genome shotgun sequence genome encodes:
- the LOC119333016 gene encoding probable indole-3-pyruvate monooxygenase YUCCA11, with product MENVVVLIVGAGPAGLATAACLSQFSIPYVIVERENCNASLWRNRAYDRLKLHLAKEFCKSYSGMNALVVGSGNSGMEIAYDLAAHGANTSVVIRSPIHVMTKELIRLGMTLARRLPLNLVDKLLVMAANLIFGDLSRYGIRRPKMGPMIVKSKTGRSAVIDVGTVGLIKKGIIKVQGSISKIMGDIVEFQCSKKISFDVIVFATGYKSTANIWLKNGESMLNGNGLPIEEYPNHWKGENGLYCAGLGRRGLAGIATDAKNIANDIKSVIGAMSD from the exons ATGGAGAATGTTGTAGTGTTGATTGTTGGCGCTGGGCCAGCAGGCCTTGCAACAGCAGCATGCCTTAGCCAATTCTCAATTCCCTATGTCATTGTCGAGCGTGAAAATTGCAACGCGTCGCTTTGGCGCAACCGCGCCTACGATCGCCTCAAGCTGCATCTTGCAAAGGAGTTCT GCAAGAGCTACTCTGGCATGAATGCATTGGTCGTTGGATCTGGCAACTCTGGAATGGAAATTGCTTATGACCTTGCGGCCCATGGTGCCAATACTTCAGTTGTTATACGAAGCCCG ATTCATGTAATGACAAAGGAATTAATCCGGTTGGGGATGACACTTGCTCGCCGCCTTCCACTGAATCTAGTGGATAAACTCCTTGTGATGGCGGCAAATTTAATATTTGGAGACCTATCGAGGTATGGCATCAGAAGGCCAAAAATGGGTCCAATGATCGTCAAGTCAAAAACCGGCCGATCCGCTGTTATTGATGTTGGCACTGTTGGGTTAATCAAAAAAGGTATCATCAAA GTACAGGGGAGCATTAGTAAGATCATGGGCGATATAGTTGAATTTCAATGCAGTAAAAAGATATCATTTGACGTGATTGTGTTTGCAACTGGATACAAAAGCACAGCAAATATATGGCTCAAG AATGGTGAGAGCATGTTAAATGGCAATGGACTGCCCATCGAAGAATATCCAAATCATTGGAAAGGTGAAAATGGGCTCTATTGTGCTGGGTTAGGAAGGAGAGGATTGGCTGGTATTGCAACAGATGCCAAGAATATTGCCAATGACATCAAATCAGTGATAGGCGCTATGTCCGACTAG